Proteins encoded in a region of the Nicotiana tomentosiformis chromosome 9, ASM39032v3, whole genome shotgun sequence genome:
- the LOC104114626 gene encoding uncharacterized protein, giving the protein MGGVPSTPSFNGGARPQDTAEYLIEAFIGEKSFPLASDYWQKLLELPLHLHWSSNRVQQACLLFAQNNCYTRHLAKILIHLSWCLQECVSTSDVSSSAYVKALNAVYISSVFLKHLIENAKTDNFEDLYMSLNESEEIPSNVSKVQGIEHLVVHCVLNFLGRVDVSSDTYLLHHELLNFMLVALSTQLLSGPSLGADDIHPFFDAAMAQPTSLVNLVIRKLLLNYVAQLRFPLKASSYYIFSEGYQPGVLQRVGSVAANLVLLPLNFFVSSSNEASKSPLADSSLNILLILVHYRKCLGVDRLKDKIDYSSPDSLPKEEPFFENPYCKALENARDIEFDRVDVEGNAPSGLVVRLPFASLFDTLGMCLADETSVLLLYSLVQGNSDFLEYVLVRTDLDTLLMPLLETLYNAPRRTSNQIYMVLIILLILSQDSSFNASIHKLVLPFVPWYQERVLHQTSLGSLMVIILTRTVKYNLSKLRDVYLHTNCLATLANMAPHVHRLSGYASQRLVSLFDMLARKYNKLAEIKNDKMHVPNGESKEGDSLQEDMAAELHIYTDFLRIVLEILNAILTYALPRNPEVVYAIMHRQEVFQPFKSHPRFNELLDNIFMVLDFFNSRMDAQKMDGEWSVEKVLQVIVVNCRSWRGDGIKMFTQLRFTYEQESHPEEFFIPYVWQLVLSRSGLSFSPSSINLFPVDVPLDDNVEEAEKPQKDEINGNGQEIEAPV; this is encoded by the exons ATGGGGGGAGTACCGTCAACACCGAGTTTCAATGGTGGCGCACGGCCGCAGGACACGGCGGAGTATCTAATTGAAGCATTTATTGGAGAGAAATCGTTTCCGCTTGCTTCGGATTACTGGCAGAAGCTTCTAGAACTTCCTCTTCATCTCCATTGGTCCTCCAATCGTGTTCAACAAGCTTGCCTCCTCTTCG CTCAGAACAACTGTTATACAAGGCACCTTGCAAAAATATTAATTCACCTGTCCTGGTGTTTGCAAGAGTGTGTTTCTACGTCTGATGTATCTTCATCAGCTTATGTGAAAGCTCTCAATGCAGTGTACATCTCATCTGTTTTTCTGAAGCACCTCATTGAGAATGCCAAAACTGACAACTTTGAAGATCTATACATGTCTCTGAATGAAAGTGAGGAAATTCCAAGTAACGTCTCTAAAG TACAGGGTATTGAGCATCTTGTTGTGCATTGTGTGCTTAATTTTCTTGGCAGAGTAGATGTAAG CTCGGATACATATCTTCTACACCACGAGTTGCTTAATTTCATGCTTGTCGCCTTGTCAACTCAGCTTCTTTCTGGACCATCACTAGGAGCTGATGATATTCATCCTTTCTTTGATGCAGCAATGGCTCAG CCAACTTCTTTGGTCAATCTGGTTATTCGCAAGCTACTTCTTAACTACGTCGCACAGCTACGCTTCCCTTTGAAGGCTTCATCTTATTATATTTTTTCTGAAGGATATCAGCCTGGAGTTCTACAGAGAGTTGGCTCTGTTGCAG CAAATCTCGTGTTACTGCCACTGAATTTCTTTGTCAGTTCAAGTAATGAAGCTTCAAAAAGCCCATTGGCAGACAGCAGTCTTAATATTTTACTCATCCTTGTTCATTACCGCAAGTGTCTTGGCGTGGATCGTTTGAAAGATAAAATCGACTACAGCAGTCCAGATTCGCTTCCAAAGGAAGAACCCTTCTTTGAGAATCCTTATTGCAAGGCCCTTGAGAATGCTCGGGATATTGAAT TTGATCGTGTAGATGTTGAGGGGAATGCACCTAGTGGTCTGGTTGTGAGATTACCCTTTGCTTCTCTTTTTGATACCCTTGGCAT GTGCTTGGCTGATGAGACTTCTGTACTTCTGCTTTATTCACTCGTTCAAGGGAATTCCGATTTTCTTGAGTATGTGTTGGTGCGGACTGATCTGGATACACTG TTGATGCCTTTGCTAGAAACACTGTATAATGCACCAAGGAGGACATCCAATCAGATATATATGGTGCTGATTATCCTTCTTATACTTAGCCAAGATTCCTCATTCAACGCCAGCATTCACAAACTG GTGCTACCCTTTGTTCCATGGTACCAAGAGCGGGTTCTTCATCAGACTTCTCTTGGTTCTCTTATGGTCATAATTTTGACGAGGACAGTGAAATACAACCTATCTAAGTTGCGG GATGTTTATCTTCATACAAATTGTCTTGCAACTTTAGCAAATATGGCACCTCATGTCCATCGCCTAAGTGGTTATGCATCACAACGATTGGTCAGCCTATTTGACATGCTTGCACGCAA GTACAACAAATTGGCAGAGATAAAAAATGATAAGATGCATGTGCCCAATGGTGAATCAAAGGAAGGAGATAGTCTCCAAGAAGACATG GCAGCTGAGCTGCATATTTATACCGACTTCCTAAGAATTGTTCTTGAGATATTAAATGCAATTCTGACCTATGCCTTGCCACGGAATCCTGAG GTTGTTTATGCAATTATGCACAGGCAGGAAGTCTTTCAGCCGTTCAAAAGTCATCCACGATTCAATGAACTGCTTGACAACATATTTATG GTCTTGGACTTCTTCAACAGTCGCATGGATGCCCAAAAGATGGACGGAGAATGGTCTGTAGAGAAAGTATTGCAAGTCATTGTTGTTAATTGCCGATCTTGGAGAGGTGATGGAATAAAG ATGTTTACCCAATTGCGTTTCACATACGAACAAGAGAGTCATCCTGAGGAGTTCTTCATTCCGTACGTGTGGCAGCTGGTTTTGTCTCGAAG TGGTCTTAGCTTTTCTCCTAGCAGCATAAATCTTTTCCCAGTTGACGTTCCTCTTGAT GATAATGTAGAGGAGGCTGAAAAGCCTCAGAAGGATGAGATCAATGGAAATGGGCAAGAGATAGAGGCACCAGTTTGA